The genomic segment TTGACGTATTCGTGTGGGGTGTACGGATGGAAGAAGTACACTCGCTCCCAATCCGACGGGCCGAATTGGTCGAAGTCCACGACCGCCGGCGCGCTCTCCACCTGCGCCCCCACGCGCTGAGAGCGCAACTCTGCGATGGCGGCCGACCAAACAGCCGACCCGACCGCGTGTGCCAACCACATGAGGAGCGCCCCCATGAAAACCTCCAACAGACGGTGTGCGTTCCTTCGCATGCCGACGCCCTTCAACGGCCGAACGATCCAGCTCACCGGCCGCGCACGCCGCGACCGGAGCGGGAAACAACGCATGTGCGGCGGTCCGGTGCAGCGCGGGGTTCGGCCCGGTGTGGAATACCGGGAAGCGACACTCCGCCGTCACTCCCACCACCCCGGTTCGGAGGGTTGGGAATGGCTGGGCCGCTCCGGGCGCTGCCGGCAGCTCTGGTCAATGTTGGGACTGGGCTCTTCCCCCAACCACTCCCCATCTTCGCCGTACAAGCACGCCGCGTATGAGCCGAAGAACTCGTCGTAGGTGCCGCCGTCCGTGGTGATCACACTGACATCCTGCAACGCAGCCAAGCGTTGCTGGAACGTACACAGCCTCGCTACCGGGGCCAACTCGCGAGCGGCGGTGACGTACTCCAACAGTGCCCCTCGGACAGCTTGGTTCGCGTCGGCGGTACACAACCCGAACTCTTTAGGGAACTGGTATTCGGCCTCCGGCAAAAGGAACGTGCTGAAGACGGCGGCGGCCATCGCATCGCGGCATTCAGTGTCGTAAATCTCTCCATTGCGCGTGCCGATCGCTTGAAGGCGTTGGAGCAGTTGTAGCAGAAGTTCCTTCACGACCACGCGCCCTCTTCTTGCCGAACGAATAAGCTCACCGGCCCGGCCGCGACTCCAGCGGCGACAACGACAAGCAGGCAAGCAACGAGAAACAAGTTACGTCGCCGGGTCCGGTGCAGCGGCGGGTTCGGCGTCTTGGCGATCCAACTCGGTGACCATCAGGGGATTGCTCCGCCGATGCCCCTCGATGACCTGCTCGCACGTCGCCGCTTTGCTCTTGAGCCGCTCAAGTTCATTGGCAGTGATTCCGAACGCCTGGATGAATTCGACGCGGCCGTGTGGAGTGTCGATCGGAGCCAGTGCCGGATCAAGCGCGAATGCCAGCCCGACGAGATCGGTGGGGTAGTCAACCCGGATAGGACCGTTGGCCGGTATCCAGTGATACGGCTCGAACCAACGCCCGGACTTGAAGACGTACCGGGCGAGATTGTTGAGCAGGTTGAGTACCCAATTCGGCTCTTCGGTTGGGGGCAGTGGAGTGGCTAATCGGAACGTCATCTCGAAACCGAACTTGCTGCACTCCGCGCCCACGCTCTCTTCATCGTAGTAGAGCGATGAATACCCATAAGTGCAGAAATGCAGATGAGGCTTCCCACCGCTCTCACACTCATAGGCGCTGATGCCATCAAGCGGGTCGGGACCACCAAGAATGTACTTGATGAGGCTGCCCCAGTGCCGCGGCTCCTGCTCTCCGTATACCTCTCGGAGTCGAGCATCGATGGCGTCCCAGCCGGGTGCGGCGTCGTCGCTTTCGCCATAACGCCGCTTGTACTCGGCGATGTCCATCGGTATGCCCTTCCGCCGCCGAACGATGAAGCTCACCGGCCGCGGACGCCGCGATCCGGTCGGGAAACCAGCTATGTGCCGCGGTCCGGTGCAGCGCCGGGTTCGGCCTCTGCGCTTACCAAGGGGCAATGAAGGCCCGCACCCATGACTGCTCGACCGGCTGGAACTGCCCCTCGAACCACTCCGGACCGAAGTCCGGCGGGGACGCTTCCTCCGAGGGCCAGCAGCCGGTGAACTCCCGCCGATACCCTGCGTCGAGCGCGGCCGCCCACTGCGACTCGGGGACGCGGACCATGTACATGGTGCCCGACACGAATGCGGCGAGCCGAGCGGACCCCGGATCGACCAACGCCGGTGTGACGCTCACGAGGACGCATGCCGAATCGGGTAGCCCCTCGCCGAGCTTGTCCCAGACGCGGGAGATCACCTCCGGGTGGTGGCCGAGGCCGACCGCGATCGTCTCCTCATCACCGTATCCGGCACGGATGAACTGCTCCGTACTCATCATGAGCGGCAGCGTGTCCACAACCCGTTGCCGAAGGAAGAGGGACACGCGGCGGGTCGCGTCATCGCCGAGCGCCAGTTCCACCCTGCAGCCCTCTGGTGCCGAACGAAATAGCTCACCGGCCCGGCCGCGACACTCGTGTGCGACAACGACGACCGGCGAGCAACGGGAAACAAGCTACGTGGCCGGGTCCGGTGCAGCGACGGGTTCGGCAGGCTTTGCTGCTCGTCGCAGCCGCTGCCTGATCTGCTTGGCAGCCGACTGCTCCAGCCCCGCCCAACTGCCCCGGAACGGCGGCACGCCCGCGACCACCGAAAGCGAGCCGGCGTCCCCGACGCCCCGGAGGGCGCAGACTGCGGATGCCCGCTGTACCTCGGTCAGCTCCAGCGCCAGCAATCGGTGAAGAAACTCTCGTACCTGCTGCTCCACCGCCGGGGTGATGGCCGGCCTACCCTTGAACGATAGCAGGTGGTTCAACCCGTCAGCCAACCGAACGGCCAACCGCACGTCAGACGCGGGCCGTTCGACGACCGGACCGACGATGGCGAGGAGGGCGGACACGCTCTCCGGCGTCCGGACCTCCTCCAGCACGCCGATGCAGAACTCGTCTGCCCCACCCGCCTCTCCAGCCATCCGGACCAGACCCGCGTACCCGCCCTCAAGGAGCCGGCAGACGGTGTCCGCCCACCGGCCGAACGGGACGACGAGTTGGCGGCCCTCGCGGCCGGAGTCCGACCAGCCGTGTTCGCCCTTGAGGGTGCGGAGGAGCGCGGCGTCGGCCGCGTCGCCGATGGCGGCCACCTTCAGGAGGTGTTCCACCTCCAACGAGTTGTCCGCCGCCTTCCGCGACAGCGTCCGCCGCTGGGCCGCCGTCAACCCCATCCGCGAAGCCCTCTTGTGGCCGAACGAATAAGCTCACCGGCCGCGCACGCCGCGCTCGGTGCTAGAAACAACGCATGTGCGGCGGTCCGGTGCAGCGGCGGGTTCGGCCTCCTCGCCGGCCGAGGCGGCTCTGCACCGCCCGCGCCACCGACGCGCATCCGCAGAGCGGGAGCGACACGCCCCGGTGCGTGCGGCCCACCGCAACGCTCAGTCGGGGCCGCGGGGGCACCGGCCACCTCCCCACCGACCCGCATCCGCTGTGCCCGTGGCACCCACGCGGCGCCGCGGAGCCGACGCGACGCGCCGAGGTGTGTGCGGCCGCCACATTTTCTCACCGGGCCGCGGGGTCCGCAACCCCCTCGTGCTCCGCGCCCGAGGCCACCGACGCGAGCGGGCCAGGGGTCTCCGCTCGGGGCGACGCGAAGGAGCTGTCCCCCGCCGAACGTAAAAGCTCACCGGCCGCGCACAACGCGAGCGGTGCTGAAAACAACCGATGTGCAGCGGTCCGGTGCAGCGTGTGGTTCGGCTCGGCTGCCGTTGCGCCTGCCGACATTACCCCCACAACATCGCAACAGTCGACAACAGGAACAACAGCAGGCACAACTTAAAAAGCCAGACAATTGGGAATCGGAAGATGACTGGCCCGCTACGCTCCCATTCTGTGGGTGAAAGGAGTGTCTCGCGCTCAATGACCCCCGTTGGCCACGCAACCACCGCCGCGCCCTCCGCGTCGTCGGTCGAGTCCGATAGGTAGTTGGGCAAGAACGAACCGGCCGCTGCCAGCGGGGCAAGCAGGATGATAGCCCACAGCATGTAGCCGTCGGAAGATAACTCAATATTCGCGACGACAGCTACAGCCAGTACGAAGGAGAAGCCGACCAACACTGGCGAGCGAAAAACGGCTCCAGCAAGAGCGAAGCCCACGATCCATACAGCCGAACATAAGAACATGCAGGCGAGGGTCTCGACAATCCCTCCCCACCCTGCGTGTCCAAAGAGCGGTGGCATTAAGGCCTCCTGCCGAACGATGAAGCTCACCGGCCGCGCGCGCCACGATGGGTGCTCGAAACCACGCATGTGCAGCGGTCCGGTGCAGCGGCGGGTTCGGCCTCCTCGCCGGCCTCGGTGGTTCCGCACCGCCCGCGCCACCGTGGCGGATCGGCGGAGCGGATGCGACACGCCCCGGTGCGTGCGGCCCACCGCAACGCTCAGTCGGGGCCGCGGGGACGGCCGCCACCTCACCCCCGACCCGCATCCGCTGTGCCCGCGGCACCCACGCGGCGCCGCGGAGCCGACGCGATGCGCCGAGGTGTGTGCGGCCGCCGCATTCTCTGTCCGGGCCGCGGGGTCCGCAACCCCCTCGTGCTCCGCGCCCGAGGCCACCGACGCGAGCGGGCCAGGGGTCTCCGCTCGGGGCGACGCGGAGGAGCTGTCCCCCGCCGAACGATGGAGCTCACCGGCCGCGCACGCCGCGATGGGTGCGGGAAACCACGCATGTGCAGCGGTCCGGTGCAGCGGCGGGTTCGGCCTCCTCGCCGGCCTCGGCGGTTCCGCACCGCCCGCGCCACCGACGCGCTCCGCGGGGCGGGAGCGACACGCCCCGGTGCGTGCGGCCCACCGCAACGCTCAGTCGGGGCCGCGGGGACGCCCGCCACCTCACCCCCGACCCGCATCCGCTGTGCCCGCGGCACACACGCGGCGCCGCGGAGCGGACGCGCCGCGCCGAGGTGTGTGCGGCCGCCGCATTCTCTGTCCGGGCCGCGGGGTCCGCAACCCCCTCGTGCTCCGCGCCCCGGGCCACCGACGCGGGCGGACCAGGGGCTTCGCTCGGGGTGGCGGGGAGGAGCTGTCCACCGCCGAACGAATAAGCTCACCGGCCGCGCACGCCGCGCTCGGTGCTAGAAACAACGCATGTGCGGCGGTCCGGTGCAGCGGCGGGTTCGGCCTCCTCGCCGGCCGAGGCGGCTCTGCACCGCCCGCGCCACCGACGCGCATCCGCAGAGCGGGAGCGACACGCCCCGGTGCGTGCGGCCCACCGCAACGCTCAGTCGGGGCCGCGGGGGCACCGGCCACCTCCCCACCGACCCGCATCCGCTGTGCCCGTGGCACCCACGCGGCGCCGCGGAGCCGACGCGACGCGCCGAGGTGTGTGCGGCCGCCGCATTCTCTGTCCGGGCCGCGGGGTCCGCAACCCCCTCGTGCTCCGCGCCCGAGGCCACCGACGCGAGCGGGCCAGGGGTCTCCGCTCGGGGCGACGCGAAGGAGCTGTCCCCCGCCGAACGATGAAGCTCACCGGCCGCGCACGCCGCGATGGGTGCGGGAAACAACCGATGTGCGGCGGTCCGGTGCAGCGGCGGGTTCGGCCTCCTCGCCGGCTTCGGCGGTTCCGCGCCGCCCGCGCCACCGACGCGCATCCGCGGAGCGGGAGCGACACGTCGCCGTGTGTGCGGCCCACCGCTTATCTCCATCGTGGCCGCGGGGACGCCCGCCACCTCACTCCCGACCCGCATCCGCTGTGCCCGCGGCACCCACGCGGTGTCGCGGAGCGGACGCGATGCGCCGAGGTGTGTGCGGCCGCCGCATTCTCGGTCCGGGCCGCGGGGTCCGCAACCCCCTCGTGCCCCGCGCCCCGGGCCACCGACGCGAGCGGGCCAGGGGTCTCCGCTCGGGGCGGCGCGGAGGAGCTGTGACACCGCCGAACGAAATAGCTCACCGGCCGCGCACGCTGCGATCCGGTCACCCAACTATGCAGGTGCTGCGGTTCGGTGCAGCGCCAGGTTTGGCTCGTGGCATCGGCCGATTGTGGCTCAGCGCGCGAGCGCGAACCGCCACTCCTCCCAGATCGAGTCCGACCGGAAATGTATGCCCGATACGACACCGCCGGGTCCAAAGGTGACGATCAGATCACGACTATCGTCGTCATCGAAGTCCACCTCCGCCCACGCGACCTGGTCAGCCGGCGGGAAATCGGTGAAATCCCAGTCGAAGTAGTGGCCAAATTTGCGGCCGTCGTGCGTCCGCCCGTCCGCGTATAGTCGCGGGTTGTCCCAGCCCCGCTCCCGACTGAGGTACGCAGCACGAATCCGCGCCACGGCTTCCTCTTGTGACATGCCGACGCGGAGTTCGGCGCACACAACGCCCAGTGAGCCGGGCAACTCCGGCCGACGCGATCCGAGGATACCGACCGCGGCAATCATGGCCAACGCAGTAACCAACCAAGCCCTCGGACGCTCCCATACCGATTTGCGCACGCACCACCTCCTGTGGCCGAACGATCAAGCTCACCGGCCGCGCCCCACGCGCTCGGTGCCACAAACAAGCTATGTGCGGCGGTCCGGTGCAGCGCCCGGTTCGGCGTGCTTAGGGACGAGGCTCCACATCGATCACATGCCCCGCCGCAACCAACTCCTCGATCTGACTCAGGACGTACTCCCCAGCGGCATGGGCTCGGCCTCGGACCTCGTTGGAGCCGATGACCGCCGGCCGATCTGCTGGCCCTACCGTGACCCAAGTTGCGACCGAAAGCGTCGTCTCCCTCCGCTTGCCGCCCCGCTCCGGGATGAGTCCGAAAGCCGGTTCGTTGGACACCCGACAAGCAACCGTGGGCGTGACCCGCACCGGCACCTCAACGCCCATCATGGTCAGCGATTGCTTCGCTTCCTCTGGCGTCGCGCCCCACTCCGGCCCGCTGGTGCCAGTGAAGGGGCCGCGGAACACGACCGGGAGGCGAACCTCCTTCCCGCCCCACATGATCGACGGGCGGTGCTGCTCGGCCCAGGCGGGCGGTGCCTCGACAGATACCAAGAGGTAGGCATCTCGGACGGCGAGCGTCGGTCGGGTGTGCCGGGCGGATGCAATACACGCGTAGCTGATCGCACATGCAGCGACGATCGACGCGAGCAGTGCCGGTAACCAACGAGAGCGTCGCATGTCTGCCTCTGCCGCCGAACTCAGTATTAGCTCGCGAGGGCCGACCGCCGGCTCCTCGCGGGTTTGGCATGCTATCACCGGCCCTGGGCCGGTGATAGCATGCCAAACCCGCATCCTAACACGGTAACGGCCGCTGTGCGACCGCCGGTCACATCGCGTCCAGCGGGCTGGTCACCCCGCGCCCGCCTCGGTTCAGCACGTGCGTGTAGATCATCGTCGTCTCCACGCTCTCGTGCCCGAGTAGCTCCTGCACCGTGCGGATGTCCGTGCCCGCCTCGATCAGGTGCGTCGCGAAACTGTGACGCAGGGTGTGCGCGGTGGCCGGCTTCTTCACCCCCGCCGCACGCACCGCCGCCGTCACCGCCCGGCTCACCGCCGACTCGTGGTAGTGGTGCCGGCGCTCCGCCCCGGAGCGCGGGTCCACCGACCGCCGGGACGCCGGGAACACGTACTGCCACGCCCATTCCGCCGCCGCCGCCGGGTACTTCACCGCCACCGCCGACGGCAGGTGCACCCGACCGAACCCGGCCGCCAGGTCCGCGGCGTGCAGCGCCCGCGCCGCGGCCAACTGGTCCCGGAGCGCCGGCGCCACCGCCGCCGGCAGCACCGTCACCCGGTCCTTGTTCCCCTTCCCCTCCCGGATCGTAATCTGGTTCAGCCCG from the Frigoriglobus tundricola genome contains:
- a CDS encoding integron integrase translates to MSLPPPPPLPPPPPPKLLDRLRHACRVRHYSIRTEDAYAEWAERFIRYHGIRHPSSMAEREVNAFLTHLAVVRNVAASTQNQALCALLFLYGAVLDRPLDQLRVVRANRPKRLPVVLTREEVRAVLGRLEGVNGLIGRALYGTGARLMECLRLRVKDIDFGLNQITIREGKGNKDRVTVLPAAVAPALRDQLAAARALHAADLAAGFGRVHLPSAVAVKYPAAAAEWAWQYVFPASRRSVDPRSGAERRHHYHESAVSRAVTAAVRAAGVKKPATAHTLRHSFATHLIEAGTDIRTVQELLGHESVETTMIYTHVLNRGGRGVTSPLDAM
- a CDS encoding suppressor of fused domain protein, whose protein sequence is MDIAEYKRRYGESDDAAPGWDAIDARLREVYGEQEPRHWGSLIKYILGGPDPLDGISAYECESGGKPHLHFCTYGYSSLYYDEESVGAECSKFGFEMTFRLATPLPPTEEPNWVLNLLNNLARYVFKSGRWFEPYHWIPANGPIRVDYPTDLVGLAFALDPALAPIDTPHGRVEFIQAFGITANELERLKSKAATCEQVIEGHRRSNPLMVTELDRQDAEPAAAPDPAT